In Mangrovivirga cuniculi, the following proteins share a genomic window:
- the infC gene encoding translation initiation factor IF-3, which yields MAKRGRRPFRGRVEEPYRVNSKIRARQVRVVGDNVDVDVYPLDKALKMAEEQGLDLVEISPKADPPVCKIIDYSKFKYEQKKKQKEIKAKAQKTVVKEIRFGPNTDDHDFNFKLNHAKNFLKEGAKVKAYVHFVGRTIVFKERGELLLLRFAQALEDIGKVEQMPKLEGKRMTLFVSPKAQKKK from the coding sequence ATCGCCAAAAGAGGAAGAAGGCCCTTCAGAGGAAGAGTAGAAGAGCCTTACAGAGTAAATTCAAAGATCAGAGCACGCCAGGTTCGTGTAGTTGGAGACAACGTCGATGTAGATGTCTATCCGCTTGATAAAGCTCTTAAGATGGCTGAGGAACAAGGATTGGATCTCGTTGAGATTTCTCCAAAAGCAGATCCGCCTGTGTGCAAGATTATTGATTACTCGAAGTTTAAATACGAGCAAAAAAAGAAACAAAAAGAAATTAAAGCCAAAGCACAGAAAACTGTGGTGAAGGAGATTAGGTTTGGTCCTAATACTGATGATCATGACTTTAATTTCAAATTAAACCACGCAAAAAACTTCCTTAAGGAAGGAGCAAAGGTTAAGGCTTATGTTCATTTCGTGGGTAGGACGATCGTATTTAAGGAACGTGGCGAGTTGTTACTCCTTAGATTTGCACAAGCTTTGGAAGATATCGGAAAGGTAGAGCAGATGCCTAAACTTGAAGGTAAAAGAATGACGCTTTTTGTTTCTCCTAAAGCTCAGAAAAAGAAATAA
- the rpmI gene encoding 50S ribosomal protein L35 has protein sequence MPKVKTTSGAKKRFKLTGTGKIKRKHAFKSHILTKKETKQKRGLTKMALVHKSDVPRVRELLNI, from the coding sequence ATGCCTAAAGTAAAAACTACATCTGGAGCTAAGAAAAGGTTTAAGCTTACTGGTACTGGCAAAATTAAAAGAAAGCATGCTTTCAAAAGCCACATCCTTACAAAAAAGGAAACAAAACAGAAGCGAGGCCTTACTAAAATGGCTTTAGTACACAAGTCTGACGTACCAAGAGTACGTGAACTTTTAAACATCTAA
- the rplT gene encoding 50S ribosomal protein L20, translating into MPRSVNHVASRARRKKMLKSAKGYWGRRKNVWTVAKNAVEKGWSYAYRDRKAKKRDFRKLWIARINAGTRAHGMSYSRFMGQLKKSDIELDRKVLADLAMNHPDAFKAIVEKLK; encoded by the coding sequence ATGCCTAGATCAGTAAATCACGTAGCATCAAGAGCAAGAAGAAAAAAGATGCTCAAGTCGGCCAAAGGTTATTGGGGTCGCAGAAAAAATGTTTGGACAGTAGCAAAGAACGCTGTCGAAAAAGGTTGGTCATATGCCTACCGCGATAGAAAAGCTAAGAAAAGAGATTTCAGAAAGCTTTGGATCGCTCGTATCAATGCAGGTACTCGCGCGCACGGAATGTCTTACAGCCGTTTCATGGGCCAGTTAAAGAAATCTGATATCGAGTTAGACAGAAAGGTTCTTGCAGATCTTGCAATGAATCATCCTGATGCTTTCAAAGCGATAGTAGAGAAACTTAAATAA
- a CDS encoding pyrophosphohydrolase domain-containing protein, with protein MEKLDSLNQVAEFHKTFQHPIEKSPVIPEQNRCDLRVSLLAEELKELQEAIKDKDLVEIADALCDLQYVLSGAVLEFGLGEKFRELFDEVQRSNMSKACDTEAEAQETVEYYKDKKNEECYYQQIDGKYLVFRKSDNKTIKSVNYSPADLKKILDK; from the coding sequence ATGGAAAAATTAGATTCTTTAAATCAAGTAGCAGAATTTCATAAAACATTTCAACACCCAATCGAAAAGAGCCCGGTAATTCCGGAGCAAAATCGATGTGACTTGAGAGTGTCTTTGCTCGCAGAAGAGCTAAAGGAGCTTCAGGAGGCAATAAAAGATAAAGACCTTGTTGAAATAGCTGATGCTTTATGTGATCTGCAGTATGTGTTATCGGGAGCTGTGCTGGAGTTTGGGCTCGGGGAGAAGTTTAGAGAGCTTTTTGATGAAGTTCAGCGCTCCAACATGAGTAAGGCCTGTGACACAGAAGCAGAGGCTCAGGAGACTGTAGAATACTATAAGGATAAAAAGAATGAGGAATGCTACTATCAACAAATTGATGGTAAGTATTTAGTCTTTAGAAAATCTGATAATAAAACAATTAAATCTGTAAATTATAGTCCTGCAGACCTGAAGAAAATTCTCGATAAATAA
- a CDS encoding LPXTG cell wall anchor domain-containing protein codes for MHGIDQITSGNILALIIGAIVVVSVLWFVFGRKKRR; via the coding sequence ATGCACGGAATTGACCAGATAACTTCAGGAAACATACTTGCTTTAATTATCGGAGCTATTGTAGTTGTTTCGGTCTTATGGTTCGTTTTCGGCAGAAAAAAAAGACGATGA
- a CDS encoding START-like domain-containing protein, giving the protein MNKNTFTADFEINASPKMLYPYLNTAGGLAQWFADDVSLDGDKNFLFFWDGEENKAKLSGQRSNIYVKYEFLDEDDEPSYIELKLEVNELTQSTFLVITDHSDNFDNEELYEMWDQMVGSLKEIVGG; this is encoded by the coding sequence ATGAATAAAAATACCTTTACCGCTGATTTTGAGATAAATGCATCACCCAAAATGCTATACCCTTACTTAAATACAGCAGGAGGACTTGCACAATGGTTTGCTGATGATGTAAGTCTTGACGGAGATAAGAATTTTCTATTTTTTTGGGATGGAGAAGAGAATAAGGCTAAGCTTTCCGGGCAACGGTCTAACATATATGTTAAATATGAATTTTTAGATGAGGATGATGAACCTTCCTATATTGAGTTAAAACTTGAGGTTAATGAATTAACCCAGTCTACTTTTTTAGTTATTACAGATCATAGTGATAATTTTGACAACGAAGAACTGTATGAAATGTGGGATCAAATGGTTGGTTCTCTAAAAGAAATAGTAGGAGGTTAA
- a CDS encoding LptF/LptG family permease: protein MKKIDKLIFKAFIGPFILTLCIVVFILLIQQLLRYMDQIIGKDLGMEVYAELFLNFAYVTTPMALPLAILLSSIMTFGNLGQHFELTAIKGAGISLVRALLPIFIFSVFLSVAAYYSNYYLVPRAALNAYSLLWDVKQKKPSMELKEGVFYNGIPNYSIKINGKDDEKQLLKDLMIYDHSAHNGNISLTVADSGRMISINEGRYLKLEMFNGARYADGESNKSVLKRRRNEPADFIKTEFEKTYFIFDLSSMTDMDRTDKALFARNRIMRNREQLLEDVDSIQQDVVKTEYSVFQYSKSFFMHHGIEQKLVPDYLEEKVKYYDSLKDLRKKETKIDSSQIAKNNTRRDSIADRDKQKNNVDSTTANEDSAALKIKKVEIKRNPENRPGAIVANKEINDRLRTRLDSIRESKSIANRKERDREPNEDREAGKDEVESSAQADTTNTGDSSDFEEGDHTAPIRLPKKKPLKNNLENNLEKFQERIDSEGTQKQIVRRALTRARQNKGRIEAKSENIKDKESELRAFIVEYNKKFAMSFACIIMFLIGAPLGSIIKKGGLGFPTIVSVIFFIIYYVLSIFGEKWGKEEVIDPTLGAWMANIILFPLGIYFLQQARVDARLFDADFYSVAIKRIKKKFFNK, encoded by the coding sequence ATGAAAAAAATTGACAAGCTTATTTTTAAAGCTTTTATAGGGCCTTTTATATTGACCCTGTGTATCGTTGTATTTATACTCCTGATCCAGCAATTACTTCGCTATATGGATCAAATAATAGGGAAAGACCTGGGTATGGAAGTATATGCTGAATTATTCCTTAATTTCGCTTATGTCACAACCCCAATGGCTTTACCGCTGGCGATACTTCTCTCTTCTATTATGACTTTTGGGAATCTTGGCCAGCATTTTGAATTAACAGCGATAAAGGGAGCCGGGATTTCTCTAGTCAGAGCATTATTGCCAATTTTTATATTTTCTGTTTTTCTTTCTGTAGCTGCTTATTACAGTAATTATTACCTAGTCCCAAGAGCTGCTCTCAACGCTTATAGTTTATTATGGGATGTAAAACAAAAGAAACCTTCCATGGAACTCAAGGAAGGAGTCTTCTATAATGGTATTCCAAATTATAGCATAAAGATCAATGGGAAAGACGATGAAAAACAATTGCTCAAAGATCTGATGATATATGATCATTCTGCCCATAATGGTAACATAAGTTTGACAGTGGCTGATTCAGGAAGAATGATTTCTATCAATGAGGGGAGATATTTAAAGCTCGAAATGTTCAATGGGGCAAGGTATGCTGATGGTGAATCAAATAAGTCAGTTTTAAAAAGAAGGCGAAATGAACCTGCTGATTTTATAAAAACTGAGTTTGAAAAAACTTATTTCATATTTGATCTGTCATCGATGACAGATATGGATAGAACTGATAAGGCTCTTTTTGCCCGGAATCGAATTATGAGAAACCGGGAACAATTGCTCGAAGATGTCGATTCTATTCAACAAGATGTAGTGAAAACTGAATATAGTGTGTTCCAGTATTCTAAATCCTTTTTTATGCACCACGGGATAGAACAAAAGCTGGTTCCCGACTATCTTGAGGAAAAGGTGAAGTATTATGACTCTTTAAAGGATCTTAGAAAAAAGGAAACCAAAATAGATTCATCTCAGATTGCAAAGAATAATACAAGAAGAGACTCTATAGCTGACAGGGATAAACAGAAAAATAATGTTGATTCTACTACAGCAAATGAGGATTCGGCCGCTTTAAAAATAAAGAAAGTAGAGATTAAGAGAAATCCAGAAAATCGTCCGGGAGCAATAGTAGCTAATAAAGAAATCAATGACAGGCTAAGAACCAGGCTGGATTCGATAAGAGAAAGTAAGAGCATAGCTAATCGTAAAGAGAGAGATAGAGAACCAAATGAGGATCGGGAAGCCGGGAAAGACGAGGTGGAATCATCAGCTCAGGCTGACACAACTAATACAGGAGATTCCAGTGATTTCGAAGAAGGAGATCATACTGCACCGATAAGATTACCGAAAAAGAAACCTTTAAAAAATAACCTGGAAAATAATCTTGAGAAGTTTCAGGAACGGATTGATTCTGAAGGGACGCAAAAACAAATTGTCAGACGAGCTTTAACAAGAGCGAGACAAAATAAAGGCAGGATAGAAGCTAAGAGTGAAAATATTAAGGACAAAGAGTCTGAACTCAGAGCTTTTATAGTAGAATACAATAAAAAGTTCGCGATGAGTTTTGCATGTATAATCATGTTTCTGATTGGTGCTCCACTTGGATCGATAATTAAAAAAGGAGGACTGGGTTTTCCTACTATCGTTTCAGTAATATTTTTTATCATATACTATGTCTTAAGTATTTTTGGTGAAAAATGGGGTAAGGAAGAAGTTATTGATCCAACACTAGGGGCGTGGATGGCCAATATAATCCTGTTTCCACTGGGAATATACTTTTTACAACAGGCCAGAGTAGATGCCAGATTGTTTGATGCCGATTTTTATTCTGTTGCTATAAAAAGAATAAAGAAAAAGTTCTTTAATAAGTAA
- the rpsO gene encoding 30S ribosomal protein S15: MYLTKEKKQEIFENHGRLKSKDDTGSAESQIALFTYRITHLTNHLKNNKKDHSTRVGLLRLVGKRRRLLNYLQEIDIERYRAILKELKLRK, encoded by the coding sequence ATGTATTTAACAAAGGAAAAGAAACAAGAGATCTTTGAAAATCATGGTCGGTTAAAGTCAAAAGATGATACAGGTTCTGCTGAATCACAAATTGCGTTATTCACGTACAGAATTACACATTTGACTAACCACCTGAAGAATAATAAAAAAGATCACTCAACTCGAGTAGGATTATTAAGACTGGTAGGTAAAAGAAGAAGACTTCTTAACTATCTACAGGAAATTGATATCGAAAGATACAGAGCAATCCTAAAGGAGCTTAAGTTGAGAAAATAA
- the pnp gene encoding polyribonucleotide nucleotidyltransferase — translation MIPKSIIKTIQLPDGREITIETGRLAKQADGSAVVRLGDTMLLATVVSSKEAKEGVDFLPLSVDYQEKFAAAGKIPGGFLKREGRLSDHEVLISRLVDRALRPLFPDDYHADTQVMIQLISSDDDVSPDALAALAASSALAVSDIPFGGPISEVRVSRREGEWKINAPISEIEESDISLIVAATKDNIMMVEGEMKEVQEDEMLEALKVAHDAIRTQCEIQLELEKEVGSSEKRLYSHEEHDEGLKDKMHQELYPKVYAIAKQQHANKDVRSDMFRSIKDEFIDSLGEESEFDEVLIGMYFKDIQKEACRNLMLDEGLRLDGRKFDEVRPIWSQVDYLPSAHGSAVFTRGETQSLTTCTLGTKLDEQMIDGAVYSGTNKFLLHYNFPGFSTGEVRPNRGPGRREVGHGNLALRALKQVVPADENNPYTIRIVSDILESNGSSSMATVCAGAMAMMDAGVPISNPVSGIAMGMVSDPETGKYRILSDILGDEDHLGDMDFKVTGTQNGITACQMDIKIDGLSHEILKEALEQSKRGRLHILEEMNKTISAPREDYKEHAPRFETIKIGLDQIGAVIGPGGKIIQEIQKESGATIIVEEKDNHGLVNIFANDKDKMKMAADRVKAIVALPEVGETYTGTVKSIMPFGAFIEFMPGKEGLLHISEIKWERVENMDGVLEIGEEIQVKLLDVDKKTGKFKLSRKALLPRPPRKERQNKE, via the coding sequence ATGATTCCTAAATCAATTATAAAAACCATCCAACTGCCGGATGGAAGAGAAATCACTATTGAAACAGGACGATTAGCAAAGCAGGCCGATGGATCTGCCGTTGTTCGTCTTGGAGATACCATGTTATTAGCCACTGTCGTATCCAGTAAAGAAGCAAAAGAAGGGGTGGACTTTCTACCGTTAAGTGTAGATTATCAGGAGAAGTTTGCTGCAGCTGGAAAAATACCTGGTGGTTTCCTGAAAAGAGAAGGAAGATTATCTGATCACGAAGTGTTGATCAGTAGATTAGTAGACAGAGCCTTAAGGCCTCTGTTCCCGGATGATTATCATGCGGATACACAAGTAATGATCCAGTTAATATCTAGCGATGATGATGTTTCACCTGATGCCCTTGCAGCTTTAGCAGCTTCCTCGGCCCTTGCAGTTTCTGATATTCCTTTCGGAGGCCCGATATCAGAGGTCAGAGTAAGCAGGAGAGAAGGTGAATGGAAAATTAACGCTCCGATATCAGAAATTGAAGAAAGTGATATCAGCCTTATAGTTGCTGCTACCAAAGATAATATCATGATGGTAGAGGGTGAGATGAAAGAGGTTCAGGAAGATGAAATGCTTGAAGCTCTGAAAGTGGCTCATGATGCAATTAGAACTCAATGTGAAATTCAGCTGGAACTTGAAAAAGAGGTTGGGTCATCAGAAAAAAGATTATATAGCCACGAAGAACACGATGAAGGCTTAAAAGATAAAATGCATCAGGAGCTTTATCCTAAAGTATATGCTATCGCTAAACAGCAGCATGCTAACAAGGATGTCAGGTCTGATATGTTTAGAAGCATCAAAGATGAATTTATTGACAGCCTCGGCGAAGAAAGTGAATTCGATGAGGTGTTGATCGGAATGTATTTCAAGGATATCCAGAAGGAAGCTTGCAGAAATCTGATGCTTGATGAAGGTTTAAGGCTTGATGGCCGTAAATTTGATGAAGTGAGACCAATCTGGTCTCAAGTAGATTACCTTCCTTCAGCTCATGGATCAGCAGTATTTACCAGAGGAGAGACTCAATCTCTAACAACATGTACTCTCGGTACTAAACTCGATGAGCAAATGATCGATGGAGCAGTATACAGTGGTACAAATAAATTTTTATTACACTATAATTTCCCAGGGTTTTCAACTGGTGAGGTGAGACCTAACAGAGGTCCTGGTCGAAGAGAAGTTGGTCACGGAAATCTTGCTCTAAGGGCACTTAAGCAAGTGGTGCCAGCTGATGAGAATAATCCATATACAATAAGAATTGTTTCTGATATTCTTGAATCTAATGGTTCTTCATCCATGGCTACTGTTTGTGCAGGAGCAATGGCAATGATGGACGCTGGGGTGCCTATTTCTAATCCTGTCTCAGGTATTGCGATGGGTATGGTTAGTGATCCTGAAACTGGTAAATACAGAATTTTAAGTGATATTCTTGGAGATGAAGATCATCTGGGAGATATGGACTTTAAAGTTACCGGTACTCAAAATGGTATCACTGCTTGTCAGATGGATATCAAAATAGACGGATTATCTCATGAAATTCTTAAAGAAGCATTAGAGCAGTCCAAAAGAGGTCGACTGCACATTCTTGAAGAAATGAATAAAACGATCTCTGCACCTAGAGAAGATTACAAAGAACATGCTCCAAGATTTGAAACTATTAAAATAGGTCTGGATCAAATAGGAGCTGTTATCGGGCCAGGTGGTAAGATCATCCAGGAAATTCAAAAAGAATCAGGAGCCACAATCATTGTTGAAGAAAAAGATAATCACGGTTTAGTAAATATTTTTGCCAATGATAAGGATAAAATGAAGATGGCTGCTGATAGAGTAAAAGCTATTGTTGCTCTTCCTGAGGTCGGTGAAACTTATACAGGTACAGTAAAATCTATTATGCCTTTCGGTGCATTTATCGAATTTATGCCTGGTAAAGAAGGTTTACTTCACATCTCAGAGATTAAATGGGAACGAGTAGAAAACATGGATGGTGTTCTCGAAATCGGTGAAGAAATACAGGTTAAGTTGTTAGATGTCGACAAGAAGACCGGTAAATTTAAGTTATCAAGAAAAGCACTTCTTCCTAGGCCACCTCGAAAAGAGCGTCAAAACAAGGAATAA
- a CDS encoding sigma-70 family RNA polymerase sigma factor produces MRQLKISKQITNRESQSLDKYLQEIGKVDLLSPDEEVELAVRIKQGDQLALEKLTKANLRFVVSVAKQYQNQGLTLGDLINEGNLGLIKAAQRFDETRGFKFISYAVWWIRQSILQALAEQSRIVRLPLNRVGSLNKISKTFSDLEQKYEREPSPEELADVLEITASEVVDTMKISGRHVSMDAPFSQGEENSLLDVLENEGEDKPDLELMSDSLRREVLRALSTLTAREADVIMLYFGLNGEHALTLEEIGERFNLTRERVRQIKEKAIRRLRHTSRSRALKTYLG; encoded by the coding sequence ATGAGACAACTTAAAATTAGTAAACAAATCACTAACAGAGAAAGTCAGTCTCTTGATAAATATTTACAAGAGATTGGTAAAGTAGATCTGTTATCACCGGATGAAGAAGTTGAGCTTGCTGTACGTATAAAGCAAGGAGATCAACTAGCACTAGAAAAATTAACCAAGGCCAACCTTAGGTTCGTAGTTTCAGTAGCAAAACAATACCAGAATCAGGGGCTTACCCTGGGTGATTTGATTAACGAGGGAAATCTTGGTTTGATCAAAGCTGCTCAAAGATTTGACGAAACAAGAGGATTTAAGTTTATTTCATATGCCGTATGGTGGATCCGACAGTCAATTTTACAAGCATTAGCTGAGCAATCACGAATAGTGAGATTACCATTAAACAGGGTAGGGTCTTTAAATAAGATATCAAAGACTTTCTCTGATCTGGAACAAAAATATGAAAGAGAGCCTTCACCTGAAGAATTAGCAGACGTGCTTGAAATAACTGCCAGTGAAGTAGTAGATACTATGAAGATTAGTGGTCGCCATGTATCGATGGATGCACCATTTAGCCAGGGAGAAGAAAATAGCCTGTTAGATGTTCTCGAGAATGAAGGTGAAGATAAGCCGGATCTTGAATTAATGAGTGATTCTCTTCGAAGAGAAGTATTAAGGGCTCTTTCTACTTTAACTGCAAGAGAAGCAGACGTTATCATGCTTTACTTTGGGCTCAATGGAGAGCACGCATTAACTCTTGAAGAAATTGGCGAGAGATTTAATCTCACAAGGGAAAGGGTAAGACAAATAAAAGAAAAAGCAATTAGAAGGCTTAGGCATACTAGTAGGAGCAGAGCATTGAAAACATATCTTGGATAA
- the trxB gene encoding thioredoxin-disulfide reductase, whose amino-acid sequence MTTENIDLVIIGSGPAGYTAALYASRAGLKPVLYQGGQPGGQLTITNDVENYPGYPDGINGPQMMVDFQKQAERFGADIRYGMVTKVDFSGYPHKLIVDDKHEITAKAVIISTGASAKWLGLESEQRLNSKGVSACAVCDGFFFRGQDVVVVGGGDTACEEATYLSKLVNKVYMLVRRDEMRASTIMQKRVDNADNIEVLWNTETVEVLGDEEVTGARVKNNVTGEEYDIEAQGFFVAIGHKPNTEIFEGYVDMESTGYIKTLGKSSLTNVEGVFASGDAQDSIYRQAVTAAGSGCMAALDAERFLAAKEMEEEVAKS is encoded by the coding sequence ATGACTACAGAAAATATTGATTTAGTAATTATCGGTTCCGGGCCAGCAGGTTATACTGCAGCTCTTTATGCATCTAGAGCAGGATTAAAGCCTGTTTTATATCAGGGAGGTCAGCCCGGAGGACAGTTAACAATCACTAATGATGTTGAAAATTACCCGGGATATCCGGATGGGATCAACGGTCCTCAAATGATGGTTGATTTCCAGAAACAAGCTGAGAGATTTGGAGCAGATATCAGATATGGTATGGTTACCAAAGTAGATTTTTCAGGATATCCTCATAAATTAATAGTTGATGACAAGCATGAGATTACGGCTAAGGCTGTAATTATTTCTACTGGGGCATCAGCTAAATGGCTCGGCCTGGAGTCTGAACAAAGACTTAATAGTAAAGGTGTTTCTGCTTGTGCAGTTTGTGATGGATTCTTTTTCAGAGGTCAGGATGTAGTAGTAGTAGGTGGTGGTGATACTGCTTGTGAAGAGGCTACTTATCTGTCAAAACTCGTGAATAAGGTATATATGCTCGTACGCCGAGATGAAATGAGAGCGAGTACCATCATGCAGAAAAGAGTTGATAATGCAGATAATATCGAAGTACTATGGAATACTGAAACAGTAGAGGTTCTTGGAGATGAGGAAGTGACCGGTGCAAGAGTTAAAAATAATGTTACTGGTGAAGAATACGATATTGAAGCTCAGGGATTCTTTGTTGCTATAGGACATAAACCAAATACGGAGATCTTTGAAGGATATGTGGATATGGAATCTACTGGATATATCAAAACGCTGGGCAAATCTTCTTTAACTAATGTTGAAGGTGTCTTCGCAAGTGGTGATGCACAAGATTCTATTTACAGGCAGGCTGTAACAGCTGCAGGATCAGGGTGTATGGCTGCTCTTGATGCAGAAAGGTTCCTTGCTGCAAAAGAAATGGAAGAAGAAGTAGCTAAATCATAA
- the bshB1 gene encoding bacillithiol biosynthesis deacetylase BshB1, with amino-acid sequence MKIDILAIAAHPDDVELSCAGTLLKHKSLGQKVGVIDLTRGELGTRGTDKTRAEEAAASSAILDLDVRECIDLPDGFFANTPEFQKKVIKVIRKFQPRVILTNAVRDRHPDHGRAAELVRDSAFLSGLIKIETFDDKGLSQEAWRPEKVYHFIQNDFIQPDFIVDVSEFWDKKMESVKAFKTQFFTGDQSTNPDEPETFISKPGFIEFLEARAREFGHKVGVKYGEGFTTNSSLGIKDLDSLI; translated from the coding sequence ATGAAAATTGATATTCTGGCCATAGCGGCTCATCCAGATGATGTAGAACTGTCATGTGCTGGTACATTATTAAAACATAAATCCCTTGGACAGAAAGTTGGTGTGATAGATCTTACGCGTGGAGAACTGGGAACCAGGGGGACAGATAAAACCAGAGCAGAAGAGGCTGCTGCCTCTTCTGCTATTTTAGATCTTGATGTAAGAGAATGTATCGATCTACCTGATGGCTTCTTTGCAAACACTCCGGAGTTTCAAAAGAAAGTTATTAAGGTAATCAGGAAGTTCCAGCCAAGAGTGATTCTCACAAATGCTGTTAGAGACCGTCACCCTGATCATGGAAGGGCTGCTGAACTTGTACGAGACTCTGCATTTTTATCCGGGTTGATCAAAATAGAAACTTTTGATGATAAGGGTCTTTCCCAGGAAGCCTGGAGGCCTGAGAAAGTATATCATTTTATACAAAATGATTTTATCCAACCGGATTTCATTGTTGATGTAAGTGAATTTTGGGATAAAAAGATGGAATCTGTGAAAGCTTTTAAAACCCAGTTTTTTACAGGTGATCAATCAACTAATCCCGATGAACCTGAAACATTTATTTCCAAACCTGGATTTATAGAGTTTCTCGAAGCAAGAGCAAGGGAATTCGGTCATAAGGTGGGTGTGAAATATGGTGAAGGGTTTACAACTAATTCTTCACTAGGAATTAAAGACTTAGATTCATTGATATAA
- the mtaB gene encoding tRNA (N(6)-L-threonylcarbamoyladenosine(37)-C(2))-methylthiotransferase MtaB codes for MSKKVAFYTLGCKLNFSETSTISRQFEDKGFKKVPFTDTPDIYIINTCSVTDNADKKCRKIVREARSISPDAYIAIIGCYAQLKPKEISEIKGVDAVLGAAEKFRLIELLDGFIKEKETRVLASEVSEAKDFVHSHSINDRTRTFLKIQDGCNYLCSFCTIPLARGKSRSDTIENILSKANEIALTDVKEVVLTGVNTGDYGIVDGKRKYRFFDLVKELDQVKGLDRIRISSIEPNLLSNDIISFVAESERFVPHFHIPLQSGSNKILKLMRRRYLRELYAERVSKIKSLMPDACIGVDVIVGFPGETDEDFMETYNFLNELDISYLHVFTYSERANTDAIEHQDVVPMKTRNKRSKMLRILSEKKKRHFYESQIGKNQVVLFEDDVSDDGMMHGFTENYVRVSAKYDPVLINELKRVRLDKIEEDGRVSVTEIENEVLAH; via the coding sequence ATGAGCAAAAAAGTAGCGTTTTATACATTAGGATGTAAATTGAATTTTTCTGAAACCTCTACTATTTCAAGACAGTTTGAGGATAAAGGATTTAAAAAAGTTCCTTTTACGGACACGCCGGATATATATATAATTAACACCTGTTCTGTCACTGATAATGCAGATAAAAAATGCAGAAAGATAGTGAGAGAAGCTCGTTCCATATCACCTGACGCTTACATAGCTATCATAGGTTGTTATGCTCAGTTAAAACCTAAAGAAATCTCAGAAATAAAAGGTGTGGATGCAGTTTTAGGTGCCGCAGAAAAATTCAGGTTAATTGAATTACTTGATGGCTTTATAAAAGAAAAGGAAACCAGAGTACTGGCTTCTGAGGTTTCAGAAGCAAAAGACTTTGTTCATTCTCATTCAATAAATGACAGAACCAGAACTTTCCTGAAAATTCAGGATGGATGCAACTACTTGTGTTCATTTTGTACGATTCCACTTGCAAGAGGTAAATCCAGAAGTGATACTATAGAAAACATTCTAAGTAAGGCAAATGAAATTGCTCTGACTGATGTTAAGGAAGTAGTCCTGACAGGGGTAAACACTGGTGATTACGGGATTGTCGATGGAAAAAGAAAATATCGATTTTTCGACCTGGTTAAAGAACTTGATCAGGTTAAAGGTCTGGATAGAATAAGAATATCTTCTATTGAACCCAATTTATTAAGCAATGACATTATAAGTTTTGTTGCCGAAAGTGAAAGATTTGTCCCACATTTTCACATACCACTTCAATCAGGAAGCAATAAGATCCTCAAGTTAATGAGGAGAAGATATCTCAGGGAATTATATGCAGAGAGAGTTTCAAAGATAAAATCATTAATGCCTGATGCATGTATCGGTGTGGATGTAATTGTGGGGTTTCCTGGTGAAACTGATGAGGATTTTATGGAAACCTACAACTTCTTGAATGAGCTTGATATTTCTTATTTACATGTATTTACATATTCAGAAAGAGCAAATACTGATGCTATAGAACATCAGGATGTTGTTCCGATGAAAACTCGTAATAAGAGGTCTAAAATGCTAAGAATTTTATCTGAAAAGAAAAAAAGGCATTTTTATGAGTCTCAAATAGGAAAGAATCAGGTCGTTTTATTTGAAGACGACGTAAGCGATGATGGTATGATGCATGGTTTTACAGAAAATTATGTTAGAGTCTCCGCAAAATATGATCCTGTTTTAATTAATGAGTTAAAGAGGGTGAGACTTGATAAAATTGAGGAAGATGGCAGGGTATCAGTGACAGAAATAGAAAATGAAGTGTTGGCTCATTAA